Proteins encoded together in one Neobacillus sp. FSL H8-0543 window:
- a CDS encoding CBS domain-containing protein, with protein sequence MYVKNIMLPKHHSVTVQQDMILKDALEQLEKHQIDGVPVLKGDQYIGVVTRYNIYESCFLSSKDKDEYITTTSVLDIVTHQEKYLQGDEVFEKTLLSLKDFPLLAVVDKNRKFLGVVTRSDILGTFGSAFGVNRPGVRIAFTSVETEGRIARLSEIAHHFHEHIISLVTFDETDKLVRRIVMKVEKSNNIDKFTKKLEEQGFRILSIQED encoded by the coding sequence ATGTACGTAAAAAATATTATGCTTCCAAAGCATCATAGTGTGACTGTACAACAGGACATGATATTAAAAGATGCCTTGGAGCAATTAGAGAAGCATCAAATTGATGGGGTACCAGTATTGAAGGGGGATCAGTATATAGGGGTTGTAACACGCTATAACATTTATGAAAGCTGTTTCCTTTCTAGTAAAGACAAAGATGAGTATATAACGACAACCTCAGTTCTAGACATTGTTACTCATCAGGAAAAGTACTTACAGGGTGATGAAGTATTTGAAAAAACGCTTCTAAGCTTAAAAGACTTTCCGTTATTAGCAGTGGTTGATAAGAATCGTAAATTCCTCGGAGTTGTCACACGCTCAGATATATTAGGTACATTTGGAAGTGCTTTTGGTGTAAACCGTCCGGGTGTTAGGATTGCGTTTACTTCTGTTGAAACAGAAGGTCGTATTGCGCGTCTTTCTGAAATTGCACATCACTTCCACGAACATATTATTTCACTTGTAACATTTGATGAAACAGATAAATTAGTCCGTAGAATTGTAATGAAGGTCGAGAAAAGTAATAATATTGACAAGTTTACTAAAAAGCTAGAAGAGCAGGGCTTCAGAATTTTAAGTATACAGGAAGACTAG
- a CDS encoding spore coat associated protein CotJA, with protein MFTLYKTWHPYVGPFDPCKPILEKTYSTPPNIYMGFQPPNLPQFTPAEALRAGTLWKAFFDPYYNSSEKAKGGQPR; from the coding sequence ATGTTTACTCTATATAAAACCTGGCATCCATACGTTGGTCCATTTGACCCCTGCAAGCCAATTCTAGAAAAAACTTATTCTACTCCGCCAAATATTTATATGGGCTTTCAACCGCCAAATCTCCCACAATTCACGCCAGCTGAAGCACTTAGGGCAGGTACACTGTGGAAAGCCTTTTTTGATCCTTACTACAATTCATCTGAAAAAGCCAAAGGGGGACAGCCAAGATGA
- a CDS encoding spore coat protein CotJB encodes MKQVPAEYYQILEQLQTVDFVLVELTLYLDTHPDDLEAIKQFNHYAKERKSIKKSFESQFGPLMQFGNSYSAHPWNWNDSPWPWQV; translated from the coding sequence ATGAAACAGGTACCTGCTGAATATTATCAAATATTAGAGCAGTTACAAACCGTTGACTTTGTACTAGTGGAACTAACCTTGTATTTAGATACACACCCCGATGATCTTGAGGCCATTAAGCAATTTAATCATTATGCAAAGGAAAGAAAGAGTATTAAAAAATCGTTTGAAAGCCAATTCGGCCCTTTAATGCAATTTGGAAACAGTTACTCTGCCCACCCCTGGAACTGGAACGACTCACCATGGCCATGGCAAGTCTAG
- a CDS encoding manganese catalase family protein, translated as MWVYEKKLQYPVRVSTCNPTLAKYLIEQYGGADGELAAALRYLNQRYTIPDKVIGLLTDIGTEEFAHLEMIATMIYKLTKDATPEMMKAAGLAEHYANHDNALFYQNAAGAPWTATYIQAKGDPIADLYEDIAAEEKARATYQWIINLSDDVDLNDGLRFLREREIIHSQRFREAVEILKDERDKKRIF; from the coding sequence ATGTGGGTATATGAAAAGAAGCTTCAATATCCCGTTCGTGTTAGTACATGTAATCCAACCTTAGCAAAATATTTAATTGAACAATATGGCGGAGCTGATGGCGAGCTTGCAGCTGCATTGCGCTATTTAAATCAAAGATATACGATTCCTGATAAAGTAATCGGGTTACTGACAGATATCGGCACAGAGGAATTCGCACACCTTGAAATGATAGCCACGATGATTTATAAATTAACGAAAGATGCCACACCTGAAATGATGAAGGCTGCAGGGCTTGCGGAGCATTATGCAAACCATGATAATGCACTATTCTACCAAAATGCTGCAGGAGCTCCTTGGACAGCTACTTATATTCAAGCGAAAGGGGACCCAATCGCGGACCTGTACGAGGATATTGCTGCCGAAGAAAAAGCAAGGGCTACCTACCAATGGATTATTAATCTTAGTGATGATGTAGATTTAAATGATGGTCTTCGATTCCTTCGTGAGCGGGAAATTATTCATTCTCAACGTTTCCGCGAGGCCGTTGAAATATTAAAAGATGAACGGGATAAGAAAAGAATCTTTTAA
- a CDS encoding DUF2663 family protein — protein sequence MKLDSPILLLEHTDEATKQMLENVRKRKQKFDEAKKWHFFTIYSTLFFAFLFFSYFYLTVAKIYSYSFFAMFSAAVNDSVNVLLFFVTLSLFGAMNVLKQQKEKKEKEYQELRCEIVDRSKDLWKKEDQWGNRHIIFEMMKKNYDINLYHEKK from the coding sequence ATGAAATTGGATTCTCCAATCCTTTTATTGGAACATACTGATGAGGCAACCAAGCAAATGCTGGAAAATGTAAGAAAGAGAAAACAGAAGTTTGATGAGGCAAAGAAGTGGCACTTTTTTACCATCTATTCAACGCTTTTTTTTGCATTCCTCTTCTTTAGTTATTTTTACCTTACGGTGGCAAAAATTTACTCTTATTCTTTTTTTGCAATGTTTTCTGCCGCTGTCAATGATTCCGTCAATGTCCTGCTATTTTTTGTAACGCTAAGCTTGTTTGGTGCCATGAATGTTTTAAAACAACAGAAGGAAAAGAAGGAAAAAGAATACCAAGAATTAAGATGTGAAATTGTTGACCGCAGCAAGGATTTATGGAAAAAGGAAGATCAATGGGGAAATCGTCATATAATTTTTGAAATGATGAAAAAAAACTATGACATTAACCTTTACCACGAAAAAAAATAA
- a CDS encoding LysM peptidoglycan-binding domain-containing protein — protein MNKEEPYRDQAERLKQRIEKINDKKPVGVREQLPPREQIHREKRKKTKWKVKYPVIRILVLSFILLPIIMFSIYSYLEGEKIGGPIKTGGNSSNYETINFEKSSPENKEDQVENEAITQKDNKTDESSLENDKESVEVQLPANPDNILETPSSNDEIPIEQGSGKESGTPTEPSKPATSQPASSAPTSKIVYHTVKSGETLYRVAMNYYHSKEGIITIKKANNLKTEQINVGQVLKIPLEK, from the coding sequence ATGAATAAGGAAGAGCCATACAGAGACCAAGCGGAAAGACTAAAGCAGCGAATTGAAAAAATTAATGATAAAAAGCCGGTGGGTGTTCGTGAGCAATTACCTCCTAGAGAGCAAATCCATCGCGAAAAAAGAAAAAAAACAAAATGGAAAGTTAAATATCCAGTAATACGAATATTAGTTTTGTCTTTTATCCTACTGCCAATTATCATGTTTAGTATTTACTCTTATCTTGAAGGAGAAAAAATTGGTGGGCCAATAAAAACCGGAGGTAATTCTTCTAACTACGAAACCATTAATTTTGAAAAATCTTCTCCAGAGAACAAAGAAGATCAAGTTGAAAATGAAGCAATTACTCAAAAAGATAATAAAACAGATGAATCTTCACTTGAGAATGATAAGGAATCGGTTGAAGTTCAGCTGCCAGCCAATCCTGATAACATTTTAGAAACCCCTAGTTCAAATGATGAAATTCCTATTGAACAAGGTTCTGGTAAAGAAAGTGGAACACCAACTGAACCTTCAAAACCTGCAACAAGTCAACCAGCGTCATCTGCACCCACAAGTAAGATTGTCTATCATACTGTAAAATCGGGAGAAACGCTATATAGAGTTGCTATGAATTATTATCACTCTAAAGAGGGAATTATCACGATAAAGAAAGCAAATAATCTTAAAACCGAACAAATAAATGTTGGACAAGTTTTAAAAATACCTTTAGAAAAGTAA
- a CDS encoding type II CAAX endopeptidase family protein, which translates to MKNKYNELISGLTDKQLLFHLYMTQLILLVITFILGYILFDQFSFLQALKFNDFRIVSIGIPLGAMVVIVDILLMKWLPESFYDDGGLNERIFKNRKVIHIALIAAIVALSEELLFRGVIQTKAGLIIASVIFAIIHYRYLFNWFLFSNIVLLSFLIGFIYQWTNNLAITIIMHFTIDFLLGLYIKFRQTKDADEQGGVFHE; encoded by the coding sequence ATGAAAAATAAATATAATGAACTTATAAGCGGATTAACCGACAAACAGTTATTGTTCCACCTATATATGACTCAATTAATCTTATTGGTCATTACATTTATTTTGGGATATATCCTATTTGACCAATTTTCGTTTCTGCAAGCATTAAAGTTTAATGACTTTCGTATCGTTTCGATTGGAATACCGCTTGGGGCTATGGTAGTTATTGTTGATATTTTATTAATGAAATGGCTCCCAGAATCTTTTTATGATGATGGTGGGTTGAATGAAAGAATCTTTAAGAACAGAAAAGTCATTCACATTGCTCTAATTGCTGCAATTGTAGCATTAAGTGAGGAACTGCTGTTTAGAGGGGTTATTCAAACAAAAGCAGGTCTTATTATTGCAAGTGTTATTTTTGCGATCATTCATTATCGCTACCTTTTCAACTGGTTCCTATTTTCTAATATTGTGTTGCTAAGTTTTCTAATAGGGTTTATTTATCAATGGACAAATAATTTAGCCATTACCATTATTATGCATTTTACTATTGATTTTTTGTTAGGTCTTTATATCAAATTTAGGCAGACAAAAGATGCTGATGAACAGGGAGGGGTTTTCCATGAATAA